The following proteins come from a genomic window of Enterobacter chengduensis:
- a CDS encoding M4 family metallopeptidase: MPNFYSVIPPYILRRIIETGSEPQQRCARQTLTHVQTLMAHMPGKPAAPHVNKAGQLERDIYDAKQTQELPGTQVRYEGQPSNGDVAVDEAYDYLGVTHDFFWKEYQRDSLDNKGLILTGTVHYGREYQNAFWNGQQMVFGDGDGEIFNRFTIAIDVVAHELSHGVTETEAGLIYFEQSGALNESLSDVFGSLVKQYHLKQTADKADWLIGEGLLAKGINGKGLRSMSEPGTAYDDPLLGKDPQPAHMKDFIKTREDNGGVHLNSGIPNRAFYLAATAIGGYAWEKAGYAWYDTVCDRNLAQDADFEAFAKLTVAHGEKRSGGDVGAAIKQAWERVGVL; this comes from the coding sequence ATGCCCAATTTTTATAGCGTTATTCCCCCCTATATTCTGCGTCGTATTATCGAAACGGGTTCCGAACCGCAGCAGCGCTGCGCCCGCCAGACCTTAACCCACGTCCAGACGCTGATGGCCCATATGCCCGGCAAACCCGCCGCGCCGCACGTGAATAAAGCCGGACAGCTGGAGCGCGATATTTACGACGCGAAGCAGACCCAGGAGCTGCCGGGTACCCAGGTGCGTTACGAAGGCCAGCCGTCGAATGGCGATGTGGCGGTCGATGAAGCCTACGATTATTTAGGGGTTACCCACGATTTCTTCTGGAAAGAATATCAGCGCGATTCGCTCGATAATAAAGGGCTTATTTTAACCGGCACCGTGCACTACGGCCGGGAATATCAGAACGCCTTCTGGAACGGTCAGCAGATGGTATTCGGCGACGGCGACGGGGAAATATTTAACCGCTTTACCATCGCTATCGACGTGGTGGCGCACGAGCTCAGTCACGGCGTGACCGAGACCGAAGCCGGACTGATCTATTTTGAACAGTCGGGCGCGCTAAACGAGTCTCTCTCTGACGTGTTTGGCTCGCTGGTGAAACAGTACCATCTCAAGCAAACCGCCGATAAGGCGGACTGGCTCATTGGCGAAGGGCTACTGGCGAAAGGGATCAACGGCAAAGGGCTGCGCTCCATGTCTGAACCCGGCACCGCCTATGACGATCCTCTGCTCGGCAAAGACCCACAGCCCGCGCACATGAAGGATTTCATTAAAACGCGCGAAGATAACGGCGGCGTGCATCTGAACTCGGGCATCCCTAACCGGGCATTTTATCTGGCCGCGACGGCGATCGGCGGCTACGCCTGGGAAAAAGCGGGTTATGCCTGGTACGACACGGTTTGCGATCGCAATCTGGCGCAGGATGCAGATTTTGAGGCCTTCGCAAAACTAACGGTAGCGCACGGAGAAAAACGTTCCGGCGGCGACGTTGGGGCTGCCATTAAACAAGCCTGG
- the guaB gene encoding IMP dehydrogenase: MLRIAKEALTFDDVLLVPAHSTVLPNTADLSTQLTKTIRLNIPMLSAAMDTVTEARLAIALAQEGGIGFIHKNMSIERQAEEVRRVKKHESGIVSDPQTVLPTTTLHEVKALTERNGFAGYPVVTEENELVGIITGRDVRFVTDLNQPVSVYMTPKERLVTVREGETRDVVLAKMHEKRVEKALVVDSSFHLRGMITVKDFQKAERKPNACKDEHGRLRVGAAVGAGAGNEERVDALVAAGVDVLLIDSSHGHSEGVLQRIRDTRAKYPDLQIIGGNVATGAGARALADAGCSAVKVGIGPGSICTTRIVTGVGVPQITAVSDAVEALEGTGIPVIADGGIRFSGDIAKAIAAGAAAVMVGSMLAGTEESPGEIELYQGRSYKSYRGMGSLGAMSKGSSDRYFQTDNAADKLVPEGIEGRVAYKGRLKEIIHQQMGGLRSCMGLTGCGTIDLLRTKAEFVRISGAGIQESHVHDVTITKESPNYRLGS, from the coding sequence ATGCTACGTATCGCTAAAGAAGCACTGACGTTTGACGACGTCCTCCTCGTTCCCGCTCACTCCACCGTTCTGCCGAATACTGCCGACCTCAGCACGCAGTTGACGAAAACCATTCGCCTGAACATTCCTATGCTCTCCGCGGCAATGGACACCGTGACCGAAGCGCGCCTGGCTATCGCCCTGGCACAGGAAGGCGGCATTGGCTTTATCCACAAAAACATGTCCATTGAGCGTCAGGCGGAAGAAGTTCGCCGCGTGAAGAAACATGAATCCGGCATTGTGTCCGATCCACAGACCGTTCTGCCAACCACCACCCTGCACGAAGTAAAAGCCCTGACCGAGCGTAACGGCTTCGCCGGTTATCCGGTGGTGACCGAAGAGAACGAGCTGGTCGGTATCATTACCGGCCGTGACGTGCGCTTCGTGACTGACCTGAACCAGCCCGTCAGCGTGTACATGACGCCAAAAGAGCGTCTGGTTACCGTTCGCGAAGGTGAAACCCGCGACGTGGTGCTGGCAAAAATGCACGAAAAACGCGTTGAGAAAGCGCTGGTTGTTGACAGCAGCTTCCACCTGCGCGGCATGATCACCGTTAAAGATTTCCAGAAAGCAGAGCGTAAACCGAACGCCTGTAAAGACGAGCATGGCCGTCTGCGCGTTGGCGCGGCGGTTGGCGCAGGTGCCGGTAACGAAGAGCGCGTTGACGCGCTGGTTGCCGCAGGCGTTGACGTCCTGCTGATTGACTCCTCTCACGGCCACTCCGAAGGCGTTCTGCAGCGTATTCGCGACACCCGTGCCAAATACCCTGACCTGCAGATCATCGGCGGCAACGTGGCGACGGGCGCAGGCGCTCGCGCGCTGGCTGACGCCGGCTGCAGCGCGGTGAAAGTGGGTATCGGTCCTGGCTCCATCTGTACCACCCGTATCGTCACCGGCGTGGGCGTTCCGCAGATCACCGCCGTGTCTGACGCGGTTGAAGCGCTGGAAGGCACCGGTATTCCGGTTATCGCCGACGGCGGTATCCGCTTCTCTGGCGACATCGCCAAAGCCATCGCCGCGGGCGCCGCTGCCGTCATGGTAGGCTCCATGCTGGCCGGTACCGAAGAATCCCCGGGTGAGATCGAACTCTACCAGGGCCGCTCTTACAAATCTTACCGCGGCATGGGCTCCCTGGGCGCGATGTCCAAAGGTTCCTCCGACCGTTACTTCCAGACCGATAACGCCGCTGACAAGCTGGTGCCGGAAGGTATCGAAGGCCGCGTTGCCTATAAAGGCCGTCTGAAAGAGATCATTCACCAGCAGATGGGCGGCCTGCGCTCCTGTATGGGTCTGACCGGCTGTGGTACCATCGACCTGCTGCGTACCAAAGCGGAATTCGTACGCATCAGCGGTGCGGGTATCCAGGAGAGCCACGTTCACGACGTGACGATCACCAAAGAGTCTCCGAACTATCGTTTGGGCTCCTGA
- the xseA gene encoding exodeoxyribonuclease VII large subunit encodes MLSSQSPSIYTVSRLNQTVRLLLEQEMGQVWISGEISNFTQPSSGHWYFTLKDDTAQVRCAMFRNSNRRVTFRPQHGQQVLVRANITLYEPRGDYQIIVESMQPAGEGLLQQKYEQLKAKLSDEGLFDQQYKKPLPSPAHCVGVITSKTGAALHDILHVLKRRDPSLPVIIYPTAVQGDDAPGQIVRAIELANARQECDVLIVGRGGGSLEDLWSFNDERVARAIFASLIPVVSAVGHETDVTIADFVADLRAPTPSAAAEVVSRNQLELLRQIQSGQQRLEMAMDYFLANRTRRFTQLHHRLQQQHPQLRLARQQTVLERLRQRMNSALDNQLKRAVSRQQRVTQRLNQQNLQPKIYRAQTRIQQLEYRLAETIRARLSTTRERFGNAVTHLEAVSPLSTLARGYSVTTATDGKVLKQTKQVNTGDVLTTRLSDGWVESEVKSIKPVKKTRQRKTG; translated from the coding sequence ATGTTATCCTCTCAATCCCCCTCAATTTACACCGTCAGCCGCCTTAACCAGACGGTGCGTTTGCTGCTTGAGCAGGAAATGGGGCAGGTCTGGATCAGCGGTGAGATCTCTAACTTCACGCAGCCCTCTTCCGGCCACTGGTACTTTACGCTAAAAGACGATACCGCCCAGGTTCGCTGCGCAATGTTCCGCAACAGCAACCGCCGCGTGACGTTCCGTCCGCAGCACGGCCAGCAGGTTCTGGTGCGCGCCAATATCACCCTGTACGAGCCGCGCGGTGATTATCAGATCATCGTCGAAAGCATGCAGCCGGCGGGCGAAGGGCTGCTGCAGCAGAAGTACGAACAGTTAAAGGCGAAGCTCTCGGATGAGGGGCTTTTCGACCAGCAGTATAAAAAGCCGCTGCCCTCGCCTGCCCACTGCGTGGGCGTCATCACCTCAAAAACCGGAGCGGCACTGCACGATATTCTGCACGTCCTGAAGCGTCGCGACCCTTCCCTGCCCGTGATCATCTACCCGACCGCCGTGCAGGGCGACGATGCGCCGGGCCAGATTGTGCGCGCCATTGAGCTGGCGAACGCCCGTCAGGAGTGCGACGTCCTTATCGTCGGGCGCGGCGGCGGCTCGCTGGAAGATCTCTGGAGCTTTAACGACGAGCGCGTGGCGCGGGCAATCTTTGCCAGCCTTATCCCCGTCGTGAGCGCCGTCGGGCACGAAACGGACGTGACGATAGCCGATTTTGTGGCGGATCTGCGCGCGCCTACGCCGTCCGCGGCGGCGGAAGTGGTCAGCCGTAACCAGCTGGAGCTGCTGCGTCAAATTCAGAGCGGCCAGCAGCGTCTTGAGATGGCGATGGACTACTTCCTTGCCAACCGTACCCGCCGCTTTACCCAGCTGCACCATCGTCTGCAGCAGCAGCACCCGCAGCTGCGCCTGGCGCGTCAGCAGACCGTGCTGGAGCGTCTGCGCCAGCGCATGAACTCCGCGCTGGACAACCAGCTTAAGCGCGCGGTATCGCGCCAGCAGCGCGTGACCCAGCGCCTGAACCAGCAGAACCTGCAGCCGAAAATTTATCGCGCGCAAACGCGGATTCAGCAGCTGGAGTATCGTCTGGCGGAGACTATTCGCGCGCGCCTGAGCACCACCCGCGAACGTTTTGGCAATGCGGTGACCCATCTTGAAGCGGTGAGCCCCCTCTCCACCCTGGCGCGCGGCTACAGCGTGACGACGGCGACGGACGGCAAGGTGCTGAAGCAAACCAAACAGGTGAATACCGGCGATGTGCTGACGACGCGTCTTTCAGACGGCTGGGTAGAAAGCGAAGTGAAATCAATTAAGCCGGTAAAAAAGACCCGCCAGCGTAAAACCGGATAA